The genomic segment gagctgagaaacaggtgagaactagaaatctttctagaattaaatcatcttaattatattttcccatctagaaacaggtgctttagtcagtgatatgatttgaactttaatttcaatgtgtgtatcagggctttacattaacttttttgctcaccggccactgtggctagtggttttcccgagtcactagccattcagcctttccactagccacaattttgttgccaggaaattgcagttttttcttcaccatgatgcgttaaagttcggaagatctagatttaattatgaatggcagcgtttaatgtatctctacagtagcactcaatactcagtgctgttaaggtcgctccctatatgaaaacatgcaaccagttgagacaaaaatataaacagagtattctgtttattgaactcaaattcaagccccttacaatatgaaatatcgtataatatgaaaaataacattcagtacaactgaactgattctaatattaaaagtccaattcaaaacatttatcactgaaaaacatttgatgttttgatatgcaagtattatgtgcattatcaagtattattatgtatattatgtattatctattagtgtgtgtgtgaacatgtgtagagagagacattaaatgtcctcattacattcatcatcagatgagtctgaatggtccatgaaaaatggtcttcgtgacctgaggcttccagcaggccataagttgatagctggggcggatcaacttctttccaatcgcgtgaacgtttctaaacagcagctccatcctctccagctcagccgacttcatgacagccagggactgaaagcaatgctgtcctgtagtgaaccagccgtcttcgcctgttttgatgttatgtgtgcatttgacttttcgtggtcctttatagtttcgagtttaaaattactggtgcctgtctttgccagactttctacagtcttcgcagtacagggtattttcggttttgctatgaactagccaatctcacccgaacttccatttgtcattgaactgtcgtatcttcctattagcgtcttgttcatctccatggccggagccagctatgaggcccccgcggtctggacctcggtcatttttaagagctgaaaatacatttgtacgctaaatattcaactggataaaaaataaagaataacattaaaatgtctccgtaaaaacTGCATtgataattatgttaaacgttgattctgtcttctgtgtgtgtttggtgtgagcggctctgagaccaagaacaccaaACGCGAATGAGCGCATGACTcggcggaggaacgcagtgcaggagacacggggttttccatcagcgcactttcatcaagctgttcaatttacattttcgaagcagcgcagttgtagccagacgtgcagcttgtgaacaggcaaggcatgcAACtgtttggggccccctggcccaggggcccccagaGAGTCGGGGccagagggcttatttatttatttttttgtttttattgttctttaccattgtattttcacatttggaatttgaaaaactttggtttcatacatttttcgttggtgtcagattatttataacatatgggttatgaacactggtcagaagggccccctggaaatttttgcttggggccacaacagactctagaatcgcctctggttgtagcctgccttgtttgtgattttaaaaataaatcattcgataagccaaagcaatagagtgcaaagtttcaacttatgtttgccttgggaaactttgcctaaaacttggtggtgtatactgatttttttttttttcccagaatttttttttttttttgtgtgtgtgtgtgtgtgtgtgtgtgtcggtgtaacggatgccagattgttaatgtatctcagttccataggctacatggtttgggtatcttttgtcctcattgcttgggccagatcaaaccattaaacaagcttaaattattcttactcttgccacatacatgattttttttttcaaaactgatgatattcagttcaaacaccattaagagtaatttcaggaatagatctcttgtgtggcgtgtaattcacccctctcatttaaatatggtgaACATTTTTCGgcgtgcgctttgcgcatcacggacctcggtgattttaaaaagctgctccggccctgcgcatctctgcccctttttccctgagcagcagggtttgaaactccagctatatgccgccacatagtgcgcttgtcagtcgtcagcaactttgttgcttcgttcgttaaccgcaggttaccgtatcattgattttatctgagccgttctaaacaattctaacatgttgtgtcagaatgtttatgcaggggctcatgggagttgtaggcgcgtaatattacattgcaatgagtttattatatcagatgccttcagagaaaactacaattaaaatatattgtcataccacagaataaaccacccgccaaagtggatagtgagactaaagttattacccgccaaagccgaattttacccgcatttggcgggtgggcgggtgctaatgtaaagccctggtgtgtaTCAATCAaaaggattctgtaaaagctgattaaaattgtctgtgttctggtgaacagagtgttaaatttatcttcagtgatggtcgtaatctggttaggggtgggtttcctgataacgttgcccttcagaccaaaagagagagttgagagactctcttaaggaatgaatgttgtctctgtacgtgcttttcccaaactcactcgtaagaaggagtctaaagagcaacagcaCGAAGAGCCTCTTTGTAGTTCGCGTCCCTGAAGGCAATCATATTGGACATAACTAACAGTGtctaagttaactagctatgtgcaaacattagctgtggacaagactatggcaacttggcgggtaaatccacagaaagtcatttgactaatcagactgtgtagcgattgcaacattattgcgagctctaaagcacagacaacttcactgcaagctttctcttggaataaaacatttatatccctcaatatgcttccgcaggtcggatggggagtttttgtaggctgtgatgtgctccgttttaggcaaacaaagcaaacatttaaaatgaaacgactctttattcctttcagaaaactgaaccatgggttctagctatagaaccgtgggtgtgtgcattccccagaagaaccgcctccttccattctgccatcaactgatcgtgttaaataatgctgcggagaaatcattgatcttgattttatccagtctatggacgtgacgtgaccctagtgcacaggtggccaacccgcggctcgcgagccgcatgcggctctttgcctggtgtcatgcggctctcaccttcacgtccaagttggtgttcgtttgtggttttatgtgcgttttcgcttcactgcagttaattacggttattttattaaaggtgcttcgcttggtttcattacggtattttcacatcatgacaaatgcgcaggtgcgtttgggcgcgcaagcctgagtagtgggtgagtgctcattcagttttgatgccttgagtgagagtagagtatactgtaagtgtaaatagtcatgagaacacagaacacattgaatgagaaggtgtgtccaaacttttgtcatgtagtgtatatacattatgtatttgttcatttgttttccagttatcaatttgtgtgtgcgcgtgtgtgttcttctttcaaaaatttgagcattgtattatattttatctatatttgcacttgcactgatcactgttcccagtgcctatggagcttgtactgtttgaggaaattaaattagcactttgtaatttccattttcggactgactgtatttatttgaatacttatttatttgaatgcaggtcttgtgcaggtcatgcaattgagaattcaagctgaaccaaaatgcaaaagccattttgaatgttaaacaggtaactccaaaatgcactagaatacaggaaattgcatctaagaaatccaaaatttttcgggggaggccccccagaacccccccaatggggggaatccccacatgtaaacaatgtctgcctttgtgccccacctacaattttcttcactagtcgccactgttgaaaatgactggcctgtggtcttggtactgcagtaaatgtatcattatcatgttggtgtggggcattggttaagttggagtgtgacatcaatgtggctgtgtgtgtgtgtgtgtgtgtgtctgtgtgtgtccgcacgcgcagaaggaagggtaatatttgtgtgcccatgttcatgtgccgatgtggctctttgccgtaacacagtaagaattgtggctcttgggctccgacttgttggccacccctgccctagtgattactgatagaaatgtagtggagtaaaaagtacgatatttgtctttcaaatgtagtgaagttaaagtcataagtttcccccaaaaaaatactcaagtaaagtacagatactcaaaaagtgtacctcagtacagaactcaagtaaatgtacttcgttactgtccacctctgataattaactcgatgtatttgcaatgtagaagaaaactaattgaacaccaccagcagattcaaccccagtttcccccgctgactgtgagagtccctcagagccgcatgcgcattctgtggattcggcagcgagcgagtcgctctttgttttgaacgagtgctccgggtctctcgtaaattccgagcaaactaaaggacgacttgtgctacgatgttgttcgggaaaaccacgttagcttgatgatggatcgTAAGCGGTCATTtaaaactctcttggccttaagaggctttcgggaaacccagcccagaccagttagtgaacatttctctctctctctctctctctctctctctctctcacacacacacacacacacacagagtacataaccttcagagcgaaacatgaatgtactttgaactgacattaatatggaaccagttcgctcgtactgtataaaaagctgaatgtattttatttgtcctcagagtgagttaaaggaggagcagatgaaatcccagcagagaatccaggagaagcagaagaaagtgcaggagctgaaacaggctgtgaacactataaaggtgagcagagacagagctgctcctagaaacacacacaacatggacaacgagtcatttacagtcccagtaagagagggaatgatagatgagctttacatcttgtgtgtgtgtgtgtgtgtgtgtgtgtgtgtgtgtgtgtgtgtgtgtgtgtgtgtcctaacagctcagtgcacagacagcagtggaggacagtgagaggatctttactgagctgatcagctccatggagaaaaagcgctgggaggtgacggagctgatcagagatcaggagaaggctgaactgagtcgagctgaacgactcctggagcaactggagcaggagattgctgatcttcagaggagagtcactgagctggagcagctttcacacacacacgatcacatccatttcctccaggtaacactcactgtctgatctacagagccagctgttcctcacacactctctaaaacacctctcattaagggaacaataaatgtccctgtctgacatcacaagtgggttttacatttcatttgctttctgtaggttttagcttctggacgtcgctctcctccatttcaaagaccATTATTTCACACCTCCAGCatcactgtccatcaacatctctcatttgatggcgtgaggaattctctctcagatctgaaaaagagactcgaggaattctgtgaggaggaattcaacaaaatccctccacatggtaagaggagctgttcctgctggagaaacacagtgatgtgttatttcttagcgatgctcctgctttcttttctgcagacactttattcacgcgacactttgaactaaaacactgatttaaaatgaataaactgactggatcactttaaactctttccatcttttacacaaactcatgtttctatttttctctccacagctgcagcagttcagatcatttcaggaccagaaccacagagcagagaagagtttctgaaatgtacatctaacaccacacacacaaacacacacacacacacacgtctaggCCTGTTacgataacaaattttgttggatgatatattgtctcaaattattgcgataaacgatattattgttgacgtcttttcaagacaattttatgccaatagtaaaatacaccctttcatagaacagtaaacttttaattcagtcaacttattcaattcaacagtggaacgtaaaaaataaatctaaataaataagctaaaaaaataaaacaacaatcaaacaaaaccactcacaacaaaaacaataaataaaatacaatttatggctcttaaaaattgcactgaagtgaatattaacttggcacagggtaataaaaagacattattttcttcacaggcaacattctgccaatccagtttctcaaagattagtacccagatcaacaaaaagtgcaaagtaacaacgtattgccagctgccatttggataaaagtaacaacaattagaacgatataacatgtaggcaagggcgtaggtttggtattaacatcggtggggacaaaaacccaatgccaacccccagtggtgccaacttcaggtcaacattagagggtcacaatattttgctccgttgtgttccaccaaaagagtctccatcatctctccaaaggccagacttttaacatttgaagttcagaactgtagtaattaatgaataataataataataatatgaaatccatttgattaactgcaaatcttgcatgtgatgatgaactcattctaccaatttgcaaatgtgttttccaagcgaataccgcactgactgtcgggagggtgtatgttcctttccctcataaatggaaataaaacccatccggagccttaaacattgcgttccatgaggctggcagggggagtcgctctcttctgtgggatctttaactagttttagaatgctagtttaagctgatatgtgattgatctaacggtaaaacagcacgagggctcgagaactttgacaggttacaattttacttcagggttgccagatactgctgacgttttccagcgcaaaatatgttcaaaacccgccaacatgcacttaaaaccgcccaaaatgtaaaatggacttgatgcctatcttgtaaagtaaaaatatgcagctaaagtccattatactatttgtaaatcaaaCAAATAGCACcatgagcccgtcagtgctggaggtgaagaatctgctgtctggtactcggctccgtgtggttcaatcagattataactctgcaatcatctgctgtgttctgaatcctacatgcaccagtaggtggcgcacacgcagaatattatgtaggctatgttaggctacgatgcatatctaacatctgcattgctgaggttatttattttttatttatttatctttttatcctgtttgttttattaattttataggcctagttattctgcttaatttatttttgtctacatccatgtgttttcttcatctgttatcctgatttttgtggacttgttagattgtacctgttttatatacttcaattaaaaaaaaagttaggctgcgatgcatggctgaatgtaacatgagaagagaaaatggagaatggattgcgtcattcttatttactagtttatgagttcagtttctgcactacattacacacattcatattagtcttacagttacatcgacattttttgtttaaataatacttaatgagataaATGTATGTTAATGATCTATTTAAGCCAATGCTcaattttggttgtttaaaatacctaaggggtgctgggtaaactaggtctttgtgtcgtgtgatgcccgcgatctctgattgggtcacagaagtgtttaatatggattggattggatcggggcgatttctcagagacaacaagggaagccgagcttcccctaaaattctctccccaaactgcggcgtctacgacgttgaattctcattaaaacaataactttcataacataatatatgcccaagattgtatttacgttcataactatccctatgtcatcctgtaacttatttgagtgatgtctgacgaacttgcagttcgctacgagaatcacctttgctgccaggctgtaacctttcttatttcaatgggctctatggactggcagccgggtatccgttgcagtctacaagacggctctgaacagccaatttcggctagttgttattggttaaaatcgacaaaatcgtcacttccggggaagcctggtatctctgggggtaaacgggacatgggcgggccatgaagccgggctgataaaggattattggaggtgggacATGAGACATGACATGAGAAGGGCACTcgctgtacttcggcgaggaacacggaagcatgatcagtcagtccctagcagatgttgagaaagtgtagttgtgtgccaaagtgctgtccgaatttcttttcatataaacgtttcttctcattgatgtctctgtgcattaccctgtaaataaatgtaaatattactcattgtgctccgttaactttcatccattctatcagtttgatcatttgtgaattcactcgtttatttcatttgtagttcaatcaacgtggttgtaggctagcttgagccatattgggatctgcagtgctagctgctaacagctggtatctgctataatggcaaagtacagccagtcattttgccccgcccctgcctcgcgctccgtccggtgcggtagtgatgtcccgttgctcgcgcgccacagcagagacccgcgcgaccttcagccggtacagtcgctgttcttttaccacctccgttattctcatctttcaggtgcattcttgatttttccattgtgtcctattttgccaAATCAAATGCCCAAAATGGTatcgtattattcatatttaagtgaataatcaattgtcatcataacttggcatttttaacccaatcaatcaaaaagaggaaatttttcaatattttcaaaaaattttacaaaaacatttgaattgtaataaaaaaaaaattccacagcagaggccagataaagcaagacgctatctttattcttattaaacatgataaaagaaacattgagtgtaaaggccaatttatgctgacaacccagtcctcgcagatagcgtcgcagacagtgtctgcatagcccccccccaccttcgcagatgctctgcgcgcacctcccaaaaattgtgaccaccgcagaagcctcgcagacaagagggctctgattggtccactctacatccgctgtacacgcacttccgcttccctactttcccggtttgttttgttttcatgaccgccatttttaaatacacgagtgaagatggagcagcacgaagagcggttgattgaggaagtacgtacatctatacgactccagttctagtcattataaaaaaaaaagttctagtcattataagtaaccggaggataaacactccactaaccacacccaccaactactcctagcgacttcgcgcccccttgcgttgtgccggtgaataacatcgcgcacgcctattactccccgctcaacgataaattacaactgtctgcgaaaagctatctgcgaaagccttgtcacaagagcatgcagaggcctttaggtaaatgcaaaaaaaaaaagaagtaaaattagaaaatttatttttttgactataatgtcccaaatgagagaccagtttctgagacagacccacataacaaattgactcatgacaaataacaaataattgaaaaattgtattacgtagacctaaaactgagcttcgcctatttcaaagcccaccagccgccactggattggatgtagactagtggacggagatagtacatagaatgcgctgcatcaaagtccttctaaggctgtagaagtgtctctggctgcattctcacacagaacaTTCGTGCGAAAtgtttataaacatctgataaaaacccgccgaaaaaacgtcaaaaccgcccaatctggcaacactgttttacttggcaacagaatgcatctgaattctgattggttgttgtatctgaattctgattggttgttgtacagagaaaagttttcactgcaaccgaactgctgttttcgtgaccacgcccccagcgcggacattcatgttcacattgttcagtttgtttttctcttattttagatttctgttatctgactctggatcccaacacggcacatcgtcgcctcattctgtctgagaagaacagagcgatGAGATGCAGTGTgagagagcagcgttactctgatcatccagagagatttgattcctggcctcaggtgttgtgtaaggagagtgtgtgtggacgctgttactgggaggtggagtggagcggtgctggtgtgtccatatcagtctcgtataaagacatcagcaggaaaggacgggGTAAAGAGTGTCTGTTTGGattcaacaatcagtcctggaaactgtggtgttcttcttcttctctcgctTTCTGGCACAACAGCATtgagactgatctcagagttccatcagcctccagaataggagtgtatgtggatcacagtgcaggaactctgtccttctacagcgtctctgacacgatgaagctcctccacagagtccacaccacattcactcagactctatacgctgggtttagGGTCTGGGTTTCTGgttctacagtgagattgtgtgatccagaataaaagtgtgtagtgttttctgtaaaattcctgcacgttgccacgttgttgctcagtcgtctgtttcactagaacacaatccagctgcacaaaaacactcattttaatatttaaattaaaacagatgaataatttaaaataattaaaaaggaaatgttaaaaattaactgtcagacaagaaactcgtcaaatttaaaaagaaaatgatctcatgaccttcgcattataaagttctgtttgtttcataTTATTCCACAAGGTTAAGTACGCTCACATTTGTGGACAAAATAATTTTGGTGAAATTGGGCAGCCTTGTCTGATTCCACCTAACATCTTAAATTTTGGTGTCATTCCAGGGTTAAGGGAGATATAACTATAAATATCATtgtgaaatattttaataacctTGCAGAGCCCTTTTCCAAATCCAAGAGTTTTGAGTTTTATGAACATAAAATCGTGTTCCACAGTGTCGAATGCTTTGAAAAAGTCTAGAAATAAAACGAGACTGATTGAATAATTGATTGGTAATCAATCATATCCAGAATCAGTCGGACGTGGTTTTGAATATATCTTCCCTTCATGAAGGCTGATTGATATTCGTCTACAAGTTTTACAAGTACACGCTTTAGACGATTAGCAGATACTAAGGCAAGTAATTTATAATCATTGCATAGTAAGGTTATAGGTCTCCAATTGTCTAGCAACAAGAAGTCTTTTTTGGGTTTTGGTAGCAAAGTTATTAAGCCTGTCTTCATAGTCGGGGATAAATATCCTTTGTGAATGCATTCTAAAAATGCTCTATatcatatatctttttttaatatccacccaaaagtattttaaaaattcagatgttaagccatcgattcctggtgatttgccatttttcatttgttttaatgcaatttcaatttctgttatagttcattcctcatcaagtgtatgtttgtcttcatccagttttttgatgtcatcattgatgggataAAATAAGACGTCACATTGATTTATTAAATTTAAGTTACAATAAATGAGCCAAATTTCATCCTGTACTCATTTCTGatctattatatcattggtcataAGCTTACTCATTTTTTTCTGAGTTTGTCTTTGATTTTCAAGTCTGAAGAAATATGATGAACTTTTTTCACCGTTTGATCCATCCAGCTCTTGATCGAGTGGAAGCTCCATTTGCCTTTATTATGTACATTTTGTCTAGTTGAGACTGCAGTGACTAATTCTGAAATGTTTAAGGATAGTTGTGTGTTATTTACTAATGTATTAATCTTACATGAGCTTCAGTTTTCTTAAATTACATACAAATTCATGTAAAATGACAGTAATTATATATGTAGCCTGGTATATTAAAGCTTGTCCATACTAACAATATTAACACTTCTCTGTAATTTTAAGGTAAATTTTTATATTCACATGTAATTATACATTCAACCTGTAATTAAATGTGGCTTTTTATATAAAGGTTTGTCCATACTAACAACCTAACGTTTTTCTCTGTAATTATAaggtaaagattagttttatatcCGTATATTTTTACATTCAAACTAATTAAATATGTAGCTCATTATATAAAGGtttacatgtacagtatgtccatactgatgtttttctctgtaatgtTAAGGTAAATCTTATTCACAATCTTGTTCACTAGTACTTGTATTCTATGTATAAAAGTGCTGGTGTAGACTTGTATACTTTAATATTCAAACTGTAATTCTGGATATAATGCCAATGAATCTGACAAAAATAAAATGAGGAAAGGCAAAGTCAGGAAAAAGGATTGCAATAGTCCAGGCAGGAAGTAGCAACAACGATTAGCTTCTTGCTGTTGAATGTTTTATTCAAACATTCATCAATGCATTTACACTTAATGATAAGGGCATCATGAACCCCCAGAGTGCTCTTTTGAATGAAGGGCCTCCAAATTGAAGCTTCAATTTGTGTGTGCCAAATAGGCCAAACACATGAACAAGTCTGATGCACCTTATATCCAACAATAACATGCCAGCCGCAGAGTGAGACACTGAGAACAGAATTCAATCTATTgcaagttaaaaaaataaatcaagaaGCAATATATAGAAAAAGACTGTGCTTACAAAAAGTGTTTCAAATGAATTAACACTTCAATAACATTCATCAACTTATTTCAATGCACTGTTCTACTTGGAAACCTTTGATCCTGGCATTCACATGGACACGTGTttgtttggtgaggtagtgatctCACCCTTTTACTCTGTCCATTCAAAATTGGCAATTTTGGAAATGAGGCTCAGCACCCTTGGGTTGACAGCATACTGACGTCCCTTTGCTTTTCGCTCAACTTTGGTCCCTTGATCTGGGTTGATTCTGAAGATGCGTCTGTTGGAAAAAC from the Neoarius graeffei isolate fNeoGra1 chromosome 2, fNeoGra1.pri, whole genome shotgun sequence genome contains:
- the LOC132877588 gene encoding tripartite motif-containing protein 16-like, producing the protein MGDIQRALQRGAVLSSQQTPMKSIQVTQQSFWIGPQKEVAAQAQTNQEVTPHFRENKLFSFSLSLSLSRCDFRKMAEASISVDQLSVDQFMCPVCLDLLKDPVTILCGHSFCKVCINGCWDQEDQKGVYSCPQCRDTFTTRPVLRRNNMLDEVVEKLKKTEVQAASPAHCYAGPGDVECDFCTGRKHKAVKSCLVCLASYCETHLKPHLERPALKKHTLIEASAKLQEKICSEHDEVLKVYCRTDQTCICYLCTMDHHKGHDTVTVAAERAEKQSELKEEQMKSQQRIQEKQKKVQELKQAVNTIKLSAQTAVEDSERIFTELISSMEKKRWEVTELIRDQEKAELSRAERLLEQLEQEIADLQRRVTELEQLSHTHDHIHFLQVLASGRRSPPFQRPLFHTSSITVHQHLSFDGVRNSLSDLKKRLEEFCEEEFNKIPPHAAAVQIISGPEPQSREEFLKYFCYLTLDPNTAHRRLILSEKNRAMRCSVREQRYSDHPERFDSWPQVLCKESVCGRCYWEVEWSGAGVSISVSYKDISRKGRGKECLFGFNNQSWKLWCSSSSLAFWHNSIETDLRVPSASRIGVYVDHSAGTLSFYSVSDTMKLLHRVHTTFTQTLYAGFRVWVSGSTVRLCDPE